In Clupea harengus chromosome 12, Ch_v2.0.2, whole genome shotgun sequence, the sequence cagaataaattgaaacgagttctgtgtcacagatgatttgtaattctgttcaaacatgtgtaggggagtgtgtgtgtgtgactgacacttagttccaaataaattatatgaatatcaggcccaaatttggggcggcaggggtgggggtccctgctcagtgtctctctcagccaaggggtccttgggctgaaaaaggttgaagacccctgactTAAACCAACCCATTTAACTGGCTAATGGGTGGTGAAGATGATCTGGGACTTGATACTTCTCTCAGTTGAAGGCCTAAAGAACAGACGATACCAGGGCCAAGCTAAAGTTCTGAGGGTTCTTTGTAGCGCCTGTGTCTTCTGATTCACTCCTATCTCCCTTCACATTCATCATGACACAAGGTTCAAACAAGAACCACAAGTTGCTTTCACTTGCATAAGCTTTGTGAATGAAAAAAGACCACCACACAATCGCTTAGTTATATGTTTTATTGGAATGAGCTCTTTGGTATAGTTATAGTCAATAGTTTATCTGAAAACGTTTCTCCTTTGTCACTACACCTTATGTTTTGTGCATCTGTAAACAAGAAGGACCTCGCAGAAAAGgtacaaaaataaaactgtGCATACAAGTGGCCTGGAACTAAATTATGACCATTATATCTCATAAACTCTAATGCTGGGATGATACAGTGTGCTGGCGGCTGTCACAGGGTCTTGTGTTAAGGGCAGGATTTGGGGAGGTTGAGCACAATATCCTGAAGGCTGGCCCTCTCTTCCCGGATCTCCTGGAGGTCCTGGTCCATTCGGGCCACCTGGCTCTTCTGCTCCTGGGAGGCGGTCCGCAGGGTCTGGATCTTCCCGGACAGAGCCGAACTCTCCACGCTGCCCTTCAGGATCAGCAGGCGGGTGGCCGTCTCGTTCAGAATGAGGTCGAACTTGTCCAGAGACGAGTCCTCTTCTGAGGGccatgagagacagggagaaaaagagatagagagaaagagagagacaaagataaagagaaagagagagagagagattgttagAAGAAGGGGGTGAGGAGTATAgtgtctctctatatatatatatatatatatatatatatatatatatatagtatatacgaCAGGTAGCCAATAACCTAATTGTCTCTATGAATGAGATCCTGAGTTCCTCTGTGGAGATAGGAGAACCTTATGGAAGGACAACCATCAGTGCAGCACTCCAAAAATCAGGCTTTTATGGGAAAGTGGCCATTCCTCACTAAAATGACAACTCACTAGGATTTTTCCAAAAAGAACCTGAATGACTCTCAGACAATGAAGAGCAAAAtcctctggtctgatgaaacaaaGATTGAACTACTAGGCCATAATTCCACAAAACAGCGTGGGTGAAGGAAACCAGGCACTGAGCATCACTTCATTAATACCATCTCTACAGTCAAAcacggtggtggcagcatcatacTGTGGGGATGTTTTTCTGTGATAGGGACTGGGAGACTAGTCAGGATAGAGGGTAAGAAGGATACGGAAAAATATCGTTTATAGTATTAATCCACGCCCCTCTAACAAATTGATTTTTTATTCGACTTTGCGTTTCCACTCAGGATTTCCTATTCGTATGTTCAAAATTTGCTTAAAAAAGTTCGTAAGACcttatagacaggtgtgtgcctttcttaaTGATGTTCGATTAAATCAATTAGGCACAGGTAGACTCCAATCAAGTTCTAGAAGCATCTCAAGGATCACTGATCGAAGTAGGATGCTCAATTGCAAGTGTCATAACTAAGTGTAAGAGTAAGAGTATTGcgtgtagattgatgagaaaaaaactgaattgtAAAAGAAAATGTTAACTTTAAAGGGTCTGTGACTGTATAGCCACGTGAGCATTGCAGCAGGACGTGACAGTATAGCCACAAAGGCATTGCATCAGGACATGACGGTATAGCCACAAAGGCATTGCATCAGGACGTGACGGTATGGCCATGAGGGCACTGCATCAGAACGTGACGGTATGGCCCACATGAGCATTGCATCAGAACGTGACGGTATAGCCACATGAGCATTGCCAAATAGAAGatcaggagagaggaaagaatgaGAAACTGAGTGGATTTAAAGTATCTGGTCATATGTGACTCTTTGAAGAACTATCAGGAGACGCGGAAAAATCAATGAActgaaaacaagagaaagaaaagacaaaaactaaTGGGAGGGGAGTCAGAGCAATTGTCTGGGCATCACCAGCAACAGAAGTTAAGCTCTTTATCCTGGCCACTGTCACTGTGTTGCTTCTGAAACTGCAAAACGATGTGCACAGCAtccaaaacaccaacagcaaaatGGCATATAGCTATTAACCACTAGGTGGTGCCCTTTCCCAACACTCACCTAATTTGCTGAGCAgcactgccagtgtgtgtgtgtatgactccaGCTGAAGCTTCGCAGACTCCATCTTTTCCAGCACAGTCCCCAGAGAGGCCCAGGCTGGCAAAAATAGGACATAACAAAGGGAACCAATGACTATGCAATTCAGAGTTaatgacacacaaaaacactgatcAGCTCAATGATGGGCCTTTGTTCTCTTGAGAAAAGGTTAGTATGCTGGAAGTGTACTTTCAAAAATGTACTTCAGACTGAGCTAGTGCACTTAAAATGTGTTATTTAGTTTCAAGTACTGTACCAAAACTGACTAACTATTGGTAGTTTTCCATCCAGCCTATCTATCTGATGTCTGTACTGGAGCAATTCTGAATGCACAGCTCATATTTCAGACGTAAGTATATTAACTGTATAGTAACCATAGCACCACCAACTGGTACTAGGATATATCTCTGATGTCTGAATAGTCACAGTAGTTTGTTCCACCTCCTCTGTCTGCGTCTGCGAGAGCATCTGCGTGACGGAGTCCTCCCTGCTCACTCAGCCGCTGCTCTGTCTCCTCCACAGACGACCTCAGCTGCGCAGACACACTCTTCGTCTGTTTCGTCTGCGTTCTGGTTGCTTTGGCGTTCTGgttcacaaaacaaacaaacaaatgaacaaataagCAAACACTACAagcaagtaagtaagtaagtgtataagtcaggggtcttcaacctttttcagcccaaggaccccttggctgagagagacactgagcagggacccccacccctgccgccccaaatttgggcctgatattcatataatttatttggaactaagtgtcagtccacacacacacactcccctacacatgtttgaacagaattacaaatcatctgtgacacagaactcgtttcaatttattctgttattattgacattttttctcccttagccatcactctgtattcaattagggagggacaaagaattgagtagcttgagaagcttaaatatggatgaaatatctcatacctagtgagagatctgacgtttgagaattcatcattcatgtctttggcaacaacattctgcctatgaagcatgcagtgcgtcatacatagctcttgcaccgtctgtggcacatcgcgacacattttggccagggtatatcatgttcacggaaacaattgtcgatcactttgaaaatctctgaactttttttacctcctggcagctgcttacagaatagaaattcctccttcATCTCATTTTGGGTCgacaaaatcacaaaaaagctaaaagctgagcgtcgtttgacacatcggtggattcatctaaattgtagtgcaaaagaATCTGCcttgggagttttgcgactagtagtgccctcagctgccaattcatcaatagggcgggcattgggatgcttttcagttttttttacgtaggctactcatccttcccaaacattgttttgcacatatcactagctgttgggcaatattaaactttccgcaattatgtatggctgttttggtcacgacacgtaatgcaacttggataagaggcttttaaaagctagctcgcacactttggctgattgtctcatcaaggtctgctggccctcaaaagattttaaacgggaaatattaaatgttttttttctttcaagtgaaaCATGGGTTgcctttgagtgtcgttgcaggctatgatggtttcatagtttcgtttgatagcacggaagagcaaaccacgcacactgctaattattcaccatcggtctctttgtaggtgaaggcaaacttcagataattctctgaatatttaagtgtcttctcccgtttgcgctgtGGCTTTGCATGGaagggtgttggcatcctctgaaggtagatcatctgaaccgccatcagtggtgtctgacgaggagcttttgttccgagaaattacacaACGAcgattatttcaaattgtatggttatggcaggtaacgtcttttggcaacAGATAGCTAAATATAGCTAAAAGtgaatatgttgccattatgatcaaatgatcgcgtgaagactcatgggtagcctatgtattatttttaaggaatggaaagcaatttttacgttctgtttatgtttatgtagtcttttggacgtttttactttttggaagagggaaaaaatgcttcagatgaaataatttggcggaccccctgcagtacctccgcggacccccagTTGAAGACCTCTGGTATAAGTatataagtaagtaagtaagtaagtaagtgtataagtatataagtaagtaagtaagtgtacAAGTATatatgtaagtaagtaagtaagtatgtAAGTGTATAAGTAAGTATAgtatgtaagtaagtaagtatgtacagtatgtaagtaagtaagtgtatAAGTATATATCATAACGGGATATAATAGCGGCATGCGCTTGTTATCGCTTCGTTCGGTTGTCATGTTAAATTATAAATATTGTCATGTCATTATAAATagactgagcatatcgattaaACAGACTGGCCGCTAACCGGTGCAGCTACgctaagtaagtaagtaagtaagtaagtacgtGTATAAgtatgctcttgtaagggcaaatgttaccccccggATGCTGCattcgtctaatgagcgtctgctaaatgactaaatgtaattgtaaatgtaAGTGTACAAGTATATATGTAAGTAAATAGTAAGTAAATAAGTgtataagtaagtaagtaagtgttaAAGTAAGTAAATAAGTGTATAAGTAAGTCAATAATGTATAAGTAAGTAAGTGTATAAGTTAGTAAATAACTgtataagtaagtaagtaagtgtatAAGTAAGTAAGTGTATAAGTTAGTAAATAACTgtataagtaagtaagtaagtgtatAAGTAAGTAAGTGTACATGAGAATGGCAATGACGTGCCTCTATCAAACTTACCATCACATCAACAACCAGAGGCAGTCCCACCTCCCTGGCTGCTCCAGGCACACACTACATTACTAAAACATTACTACTGCCATTCAGTCAGAGATATATGAGCCCTGCACGTGGCTGTGTCGTGTATAGCAAGCACCAATACAACCAGTGATCAAACTTAGCCGGTTTGCGCTATTCAGACTACTGTGCAGTTTGTCCGATTTTTTTCAGATACTGAATGTTGATAGCAGTTCATAGTAATCACTTCTGATCATcgtcatataaatatataacaaTGATTCCATTAAATATGTTCATGAAATGAGATTGCTAAATTACAGAGGTAAATTAATTGAGTCGGGATGACAGGTCTGTGGGAATCAGATGACTTAAATGAGGGTCCATTAAAGCTGAAAGCAAATCAAGAATGATAGTGCAGCAGTAGGCATCGTCTTTAGTGGATACCCGTCTGAATAAAGCAACAGAGTACTGATGCATCAGCTGTGATTAGTCTAAAAAGCTTCATTTATTGTGCAAATTTTTCCAAGGTGAAATTTTTCCAAGTTTTTCCAATTTTTCAAATGGTGACATCAGTTCTGTAGCGATAAGTGGTTAAGTAACTGTTCCTCACCGCTCGTTCAGTGCCAACCAGAAGTGCACTTCCAGAAAGCCGTTGTTCGGCAACCCTCAAAGGATGGAGAAGCGGTAACTTTGAGCACACTCTCTCCTATTCATCAGGATGATTGTGCACAACAGCGCTTCCAGGAAATGTACCCCTGACACTCGGTGAACTAGCTGTGACACACCTGCCCCACCACAGGAAGTAGCAGAACAGGTGTGCCCAATTAGACTGAAATGACTACACATGACTCCGGGCCAGCTGCGGCCTGGTTCCTGTGTGCAGTGGGCTGGATGGCTGCCATTTTGTCCTCAAAACAAACAGGTGGACATTACACGCAAAGGAGCAGTTGCTTCCTCTTCTCCAACTGGCAGCTTTCTCTCTCGACATCCCTGCTGTCTCCCCTGGCGCGCACGTCGCATGTTAGTGCACGCTGCATGAAAGCTCTCAGGCAgaagtgtgtgtcaggatgCGGGGCTTATCCAAGTGAACATCTCTGCAGGTCTGTCCCCCGGAGTCAGACCGAGAGGTGGAGCGAGAGTGTTTGTTGTATTTGGATTCCCCCTGAGGCGAGTCTAGAGGGTACGTCGACGAGCGCCTGTCTTACAGCAGGTGCAGACCGAAACAAGGTCTGAAACCAGTTTTAGCTCTGCTGGAATGCACCGCGATGGCTCTTTATGGATAACACTGAGGATTTATTTGGAAGGTATGAAGGTCCCTATTCATTGATTGGTCCACTAATTGATTTATCTACGTTGCCAGATTTGACTCTGTGTTGCCAGATGTAAGTCATCACTTTATTCAGCTCTGCAACTCTCGGTCCAAGTGAGGTATAGATTTTTGTGTGCATCAAACCCAGGACCACTCAAATCAATGACAAAAAACATGCAACACTTCAGAGACTTAAGCTGAAAGCAGGACTGACAGTGATGTGCCCAGAAACCCATGAACCTGACCTAACAGCAGTTGCCATGCTACAGGGTCCACCATTCCCTCACCTTAGAGACGGTGTTGGCGGTGTCCTCCGCCTGGGTGGCGGTGATGTTGGCTTGCGTGGCGTTTTTTCACGGCGGCTTGCACGACTCTCTCTGCgatcttcgtcttcttcttggCCTCGGTCagcaccctctcctccaccacgcGGGCCTTCCGCACCGCGGCCTTGGTCTGGGCCTGCTTACGAGGCCACTCCTTCTGCATGCctacagggggaggggggcagagtaAACATGAAGAGCTCTCCATGATTTGgacagctgtgtgtggtgttctggtgtgggagagaaggacagggaggTTTAAGttgtgtacagtgtacagttgtgttgtgttgtgttgttgataCGGCCGGTTCGTGACTGCAACAAAAACATTGGAGGCAGACAACAAGGTTATCTTACAAAATTACGCGTCCATACAAGGTATGTCACAAAAACACGTGTCTAGGGGGTTTGACGTCTGTATGCTGAGAGAGACTCAGGTGTCCACTGATCCTTtctcccccccacacctccccaggtgtgggtaatcagtcaatcaatcaatcgtcCTTCCCCACTGTTGCATGCAGGCCTTGCATGGCCATTACATCATCTGCAggggctgttgtgttgtgttgtgttgtgtgagacaAGGACAAGGTGGTAATTGTGCTGTgttagtttttagtttttggTATGCAGCATGGCATCATATCCTTGCTAATTCTAtcattttctttcactcttcttacTGTGGTTTATTtctgattaataattatatACATTCTTTACCTCTCCTTTGCTCCAACCCTACATCCAACTCCATTCTCTTCTATCTGAATCTTTTCCATTCTTCTGTTTGATTCTGTTCTATTGTTCTATGCTTAATTAGATTGCACTCTAGGATTTCAGCCAAGTCTATTTTTGCACCATTCTGTTCCATTATCCACAGACTGTTTGGCCCACGGTTTCCATGTCAGGCCCGAGGCCCACACTCATGGCTGCCCACACGCCTGCCTGCTGCCTCTCCACAACAATATGCCAAAACACACTTTTCCCAGTCTGGGCACTCGAGGGAGCCTGGCATGTGTGGAGTGCCCATGATTGGCGCCTGACTTCCAGAGCGCAGGGCAGAAATGCAATCagggcagtgtttgtgtttaaaggaCAAACAAATTGCCATGCCAACGATGGAACGGCTGCCTGTCCCCCTCCCCGAACACTCAGAGAGCCTCAATTGAAGCCAGTTTTTGGGCTTGTTTATTTATCTGTGAGTTAGTTTGTCTGTCGTGGTCTTCGTCTAGAGTTCTGATTAGGGTGGAATGACCctgggtgagagtgtgagtgtgttggcatggcaactcggcagacaggcagacagactttGGGGGCAGATGGGGAGGAGGGGTTGGGGaggatggtggaggaggagacaatACCTTCTAGATTCCTCCGCAGAGAAGATGCCTCAGACTCCACCTCCTTCGCTTTCACCACAGACGACAGGGACGCAACCTTTAACCCCTCGGCCAGGTCCGTCAActtcacaggagcaggagacagcaggagaggaagaaacgAGGcggatggagaagagagggagggatgagaagaaagagaaactgaGTTTTAACAGCAGAAAGTTTGTTCAAATTATTCATTCACTCTGCTTAATGACAAGAAAGATTCTAACTCTAATTCACTCCTCAAACAGAGGTTAAATGAAAGATCTAATCAAACAGGAAgtaacactcaaacaaagaggTCATTCCCAGCTACCCTGGAAGTGTTAATGCGGCGTAGTGTGATTGACTCCACCTGCTGGAACTCCTGGATGGTCTTGATGTTCTTCTGGCCCTCTTTGATGCCGGTCTCCAGCTCCTCTCTGGTCTTATTCAACAGCTCCTCTTTAGACTGCAGCAGCACATCCAGCTCTAAGGTCCTGTTCTGGAGGCTCAGCACCTGAAACCACATGCCCCATGTGACAGTGGAGTCCATCAGGGCATTGTGCTAATGTAACACTGGCTAGGCTAATTTGTGTTGAGTATGACTCTTCTCTTGATGTTCTATTGGTTGCTGAGACTGGGTGTTGGCTGTTGATGTTGACTTCTTTAATATGTGTTGAGTATGGGACTGGTCTCACCTGTAATATGTGTTGAgtatgtgttgagtgtgtgtgctgacctgtgttgagtgtgtgtgatgtattgtattgttttaccTGTGTTAGGAATAGCTCATCCTTTGCTGTTTCATTGGTCTGATTGGTGTTAGGACTAGACTCTGTCAAAGGCAGACTGAGGGAGGAGGCGTTAGTGCTTAGGTTcttcaagatggctgccgcCTCATCCTGCTGCTCCGTCAGAGTCAGGTAAGCCTCCAGACTCTGGTTTACCTGGGAGGACAGGTTCCTCTGCTGCATGTCTGACAGGCTGGGGGAGAGggtaagagatggagagatatacaagagagagagggagagagaaagaataacagagagggagatagagagtgagagagagagagagagagaatgtcaaaATGCTAAGAGTTTCCCCAGGTTTCCTCTCTGcgggctcacacactcacacgcacacacacacacacacacacacacacacacacacacacacacacacacacatcacacacacaaacacacacacgcacacacagtgagctGCAGGTAACAGATGGGATTGGTGTCCAGCGGGAAGGTAAGGCTTGATTGTCAGATCCAGGACCATGATGTAATTAATTTGAGACTGATATGAATtgctgctcagacacacacacacacactttcaaggAAACATACAACTACAatatgcacacgcatgcatacactcacacacacacacacacacaccaccacacacacacacacacacacacacacacacccaaacacacgcatatgctcacacgcacacacaaacacacgaatatgctcacacacac encodes:
- the LOC122133330 gene encoding laminin subunit gamma-3-like: MESAKLQLESYTHTLAVLLSKLEEDSSLDKFDLILNETATRLLILKGSVESSALSGKIQTLRTASQEQKSQVARMDQDLQEIREERASLQDIVLNLPKSCP